The following are encoded together in the Daucus carota subsp. sativus chromosome 5, DH1 v3.0, whole genome shotgun sequence genome:
- the LOC108221302 gene encoding uncharacterized protein LOC108221302, whose amino-acid sequence MEADWIGLPRYSEAYVSGIQAFVENAFPLFSVGEEMKCHCKKCNGQYWHRQDVIYDHLICRGPSALHVQWIYDVSQKKVENSTANIGSDFMDCETGYDFGDNLEAMGKMFENLDDGPDTEAKKIYRHLKEGKQPLYPGFKKFSRLSFMIRLYHLKCSHGISNSAFGELLGLIKDAFPEANMPLSFNAAKDMIRDLGLYYEKIHACPNSCMLYWEANKNKQVCDICGVSRWVIQEKKGSAHNNDPEKLVTKVPANVMRYFPLKPRLQRLFLSKESSKLNTWHAAGRTKDGKLRHPADAETWKTMDAMYPDFSSEIRNISLGVAADGFNPFHSMNLSHSTWPILLVNYNLPPWLCMKQENLILSTLISGPESPGNSIDVYMQPLIAELKELWDVGIQTYDALTDHNFNLRARVLWTISDFPGYAMLSGWSTKGRLACPICHYETFSEYLKHSRKMFYMNHRKYPDPSHKWRFDKKRFNGQIETRQIPDPLTGKDIEELLFGFENQFGKKRKGMGKRKRKIDSPFKKRSIFFNLSYWKHVQLRHNLDAMHIEKNLCDNILGTLLNIGGMSKDLLDIIDDY is encoded by the coding sequence ATGGAGGCTGATTGGATAGGACTACCTAGGTATAGTGAAGCATATGTCAGTGGGATTCAAGCATTTGTGGAAAATGCGTTTCCCCTTTTTTCCGTAGGTGAAGAAATGAAGTGCCACTGCAAGAAATGTAATGGTCAATATTGGCATCGTCAGGATGTGATTTATGATCATCTCATTTGCAGAGGGCCTTCCGCTTTACAtgtccaatggatatatgacgTTTCGCAAAAGAAAGTCGAAAATAGTACTGCAAATATAGGTTCTGACTTTATGGATTGCGAAACGGGGTATGATTTTGGTGATAATTTAGAAGCGATGGGGAAgatgtttgagaatttagacgATGGACCAGATACGGAGGCTAAAAAGATTTATCGGCATCTGAAAGAGGGAAAACAACCACTATATCCCGGCTTCAAGAAATTTTCTCGTTTAAGTTTTATGATCAGGCTTTACCATTTAAAATGTAGTCATGGAATTAGCAATTCTGCTTTTGGGGAATTATTGGGGTTGATAAAGGATGCTTTCCCCGAAGCAAATATGCCTTTGTCCTTCAATGCTGCGAAGGACATGATTAGGGACTTGGGCCTTTATTACGAGAAAATACATGCTTGTCCCAATAGTTGCATGTTGTATTGGgaagcaaataaaaataaacaagtcTGTGATATTTGTGGGGTATCTAGGTGGGTTATACAAGAGAAGAAAGGGTCTGCCCATAATAACGATCCAGAGAAGTTAGTTACTAAAGTGCCAGCAAATGTTATGAGATATTTTCCACTAAAGCCTAGGCTACAAAGATTGTTCCTGTCCAAGGAATCTTCCAAATTGAACACATGGCATGCAGCGGGAAGGACGAAAGATGGGAAACTAAGGCATCCGGCGGACGCAGAAACTTGGAAGACAATGGATGCTATGTATCCTGATTTTTCTTCGGAAATTCGAAATATTTCACTAGGTGTAGCTGCTGATGGATTTAATCCATTTCATTCTATGAATTTAAGTCATAGTACATGGCCAATTCTACTTGTAAACTACAACCTCCCACCTTGGCTCTGCATGAAACAGGAAAATTTGATTCTTTCAACGTTAATATCGGGACCAGAATCTCCGGGAAATAGTATCGATGTCTATATGCAGCCTTTGATTGCCGAATTGAAAGAATTATGGGATGTCGGCATCCAAACATATGATGCCTTGACGGATCATAACTTTAATTTACGGGCAAGGGTGCTTTGGACCATTAGTGACTTTCCAGGATACGCTATGTTGTCGGGTTGGAGCACAAAGGGTAGACTAGCGTGTCCAATATGTCACTACGAAACTTTTTCTGAATATCTGAAACATAGTAGAAAAATGTTCTACATGAATCATAGAAAATATCCCGATCCTTCACACAAATGGAGGTTTGACAAGAAAAGATTCAATGGGCAGATTGAAACGAGGCAGATTCCGGATCCATTAACGGGAAAGGATATCGAAGAATTGTTGTTTGGGTTTGAAAATCAATTTGGGAAGAAACGCAAGGGAATGGGAAAGAGAAAGCGTAAAATCGACTCTCCTTTCAAAAAGAggtcaatattttttaatttgtcgtATTGGAAACATGTTCAACTTCGACACAATCTTGACGCTATGCACATAGAAAAAAACTTATGCGACAATATATTAGGTACTTTACTAAATATTGGTGGCATGTCAAAAGacctgttagatataattgatgattactaa